From Kitasatospora sp. MAP12-44:
AGGTCGATCCGCACCACGTCGTCGTCGAGGCCCGCGGCGGAGCCGCCAGTCAACGCAGCGTCGGTGGTCTCCGGCAGGTACTTGGCCGGGTCGGTCTCCAGCTGCTCGAGGAAGACGCCCTCGGCGGTGATCTTGCCCAGCGCCTGGCGGTCCGCCGAGCAGGAGACGGCCATCGCGACGGGCAGCGAGGCGCCGTGTCGCGGCAGGCGGATCACCCGCACGTCGTGGCAGAAGTACTTGCCGCCGAACTGGGCGCCGATGCCGATCTTCTGGGTCAGCTCGGTGACCTTGGCCTCCAGCTCCAGGTCGCGGAAGCCGTGGCCGGTCTTCGCGTCACCGGAGGTCGGCAGCTGGTCCAGGTAGTGCGCCGAGGCGTACTTGGCGGTCTTCAGCGCGAACTCCGCGCTGGTGCCGCCGACCACGATCGCCAGGTGGTACGGCGGGCAGGCCGCGGTGCCCAGCGAGCGGATCTTCTGCTCCAGGAAGGCCAGCATGCTCTTCTCGTTGAGAATCGCCTTGGTCTCCTGGTACAGGTACGACTTGTTGGCGCTGCCGCCGCCCTTGGCCATGAAGAGGAACTTGTACGCGTCGCCGTCGGTCGCGTAGAGCTCGATCTGGGCCGGCAGGTTGTTGCCGGTGTTCTTCTCGTCCCACATGGTCACCGGCGCCATCTGCGAGTACCGCAGGTTGAGCTTGGTGTACGCGTCGAAGACACCGCCGGCGATCGCGGCCTCGTCGCCGCCCGCCGTCAGCACGTTCTGCCCGCGCTTGCCCATCACGATCGCGGTGCCGGTGTCCTGGCACATCGGCAGGATGCCGCCGGCCGAGATGTTGACGTTCTTCAGCAGGTCGAGCGCCACGAAGCGGTCGTTCGGGCTGGCCTCGGGGTCGTCCAGGATCCGCCGCAGCTGGGCCAGGTGCGCGGGCCGCAGGTAGTGCGAGATGTCGTGCATCGCCTCGGCGGTGAGCAGCCGCAGGGCCTCGGGCTCGACCTTCAGGAAGCGCCGGCCGTCGGCCTCGAAGGTGCTGACGCCCTCGGAGGTCAGCTTCCGGTACGGGGTGGGGTCGGCCCCGAGCGGGAGGAGGTCGGAGTAGGCGAAGTCTGGCGTGGCTGCCATGGGGCGGTCCTTCGGGGGTCGATCCGGATCCGGCTGCGTCGTTGAAGCGCCCTCCAGCGTAGAACCCGCGACGGCGGCCCGGGTGCGCGGGTGAGCCTGCGTGACAGGGGTCACTTCGAGAGCGAAGAACACCCGTTCGCCAGGGGCCGCACTGGCTAGGCTGGTGCCGTGGACAACTTCCCGTCAGAGAAGCCCGAGGGCCAGGCGCCCGTACCCATGACCAAGCCCGTCGCCGAGGCCGAACTGCGTGCCTCGGACGCCGACCGGGAGCGGATCGCCGACCTGCTGCGCGACGCCTACGCCGACGGCCGGCTGACCGTCGACGAGCACTCGGAGCGGATCGAGGCGGCCTACAACGCCCGGACGCTGGGCGAACTGGCCCCGCTCACCCGCGACCTGCCCGCCCACCGCCCGCTCTCGATGGACAAGCCGGACGCCCGGACCGCCGCACCGCTGCCGCCGGCCCGCCTGGAATCGCCAAGCATGGTGGCGGTCTTCGGCGGCGCGAGCCGCAAGGGCCGCTGGCGGGTCGGCTCACACCTCAAGGCGGTCGCGGTCTTCGGCGGCGTGGAGATCGACCTCACCGACGCGGTCTTCGAGTCGCCCGAGGTGGTGATCGAGGTGGTCGCGGTCTTCGGCGGGGTGGAGATCCGGGTGCCGGAGAACGTCAGCCTGCACGGCAGCGGGGTCGGGGTCTTCGGGGGCTTCGACGTCCGCGAGCAGACCGCCGCCGATCCGTACGCGCCGGTGGTGCGGGTCAAGGGCGCGGCCGTCTTCGGAGGGTGCGACGCCAAACCGAGCCGGGGCAAGAAGCTCAAGGAGTGGGTGCGCCGCCAGCTGGAGGGCTGATCGGGGCCGGCTCGCGGGAGCCTCGGGCGGAACCGGACGTTCCGTCAACTCCGTCACCTGCACTCGGGGTTGGCTTGAGTGCAGGCTGTGGTCGAGCGCGCACGGTGTGCATGAACCGGGATCGTGCGGGGTAATTCCTCACGCACATCGTTTCTTGAACGGCTGCGGTCAGAACAGCAGCCGGGCAGTGACGCGAGCCTTCCCCGAGCTGTGTCAGGAGTCGCCGTGCTGCACCCGATCGAGCCCAGCACCACCGGTGTCGTCCGCGCGGCGGCGGCCGCAGAGCGGCGCGCAGCCGGGAGTGCTCCCGCTGTGGTGCGGCTCGACCACCTGGAGGACAACCCGTGGCACACTTGCGCGGCCTGCCGCCGGGACGAGGCCGGGCTGTTCTTCGCGCCGTCCAAGGAGCCCACGGCGGCCCGCCTCGCCCGTGAGGCGCAGGCCAAGCAGGTCTGCGCGCGCTGCCCGGTGCTGCTGGAGTGCCGGGAGCACGCGCTGGCCCAGCCCGAGCCGTATGGCGTCTGGGGTGGGCTGACGGCGGCCGAGCGGCGCGTGGTGCTGGCCCGGCGGCGCCGCCGGGAGCTCGAACTGCGCGCCGAGGCCCAGCTGGTGGCCGGTCAGCGCAGTGCCGAGCGCGGCCGGATAGCGGGCTGAGCGCGGCGGATCGCAGAGCAATCCGCCGCGCTCACACCGCGGTTGGTCAGTTCGCCCGGTCGAAGTCGATCGCGCTGTACGCCCGCAGCTTGGACAGCTGGTGGACGGAGTCGATCTGCCGGATCGTGCCGCTCTTGGAACGCATCACCAGCGAGCTGGTGGTGGCGGTCGACTGGCGGTAGTGCACCCCGCGCAGCAGCTCGCCGTCGGTGATCCCGGTGGCGACGAAGAACACGTTCTCGCCGCTGACCAGGTCGTTGGTGGTGAGCACCCGGTCGAGGTCGTGGCCGGCGTCCAGCGCCTTCTGCTTCTCGGCCTCGTCCTTGGGCCAGAGCCGGCCCTGGATGACGCCGCCCATGCACTTCATCGCGCAGGCCGCGATGATGCCCTCGGGGGTGCCGCCGACGCCGAGCAGCAGGTCGACGCCGGTGCCCTCGCGCGCGGTCATGATGGCGCCCGCCACGTCGCCGTCGGTGATGAACTTGATCCGGGCGCCCGCGGCGCGGACCTCCTTGACCAGGTTCGCGTGGCGCGGACGGTCCAGGATCATCACCGTGACGTCCTCGACCTTGCTGCCCTTGGCCTTGGCGACCCGGCGGATGTTCACCGCGGCGGGGGCGGTGATGTCCACGTAGTCGGCGGCCTCGGGGCCGCAGACCAGCTTGTCCATGTAGAAGACGGCGCTGGGGTCGAACATCGTGCCGCGGTCGGCGACCGCGAGCACGGCGACGGCGTTGGCCATGCCCTTGGCGGTCAGCGTGGTGCCGTCCACCGGGTCGACGGCCACGTCGCACTCGGCGCCCGTGCCGTCGCCGACCCGCTCGCCGTTGTAGAGCATCGGGGCTTCGTCCTTCTCGCCCTCCCCGATGACGACGACGCCGTTCATCGAGACGGTCGAGACGAGGGTGCGCATGGCCTTGACGGCCGCGCCGTCGGCGCCGTTCTTGTCGCCCTTGCCGACCCAGCGACCGGCCGCCATGGCCGCTGCCTCGGTGACCCGGACGAGTTCGAGCGCGAGGTTACGGTCGGGCGCCTCGGGGGCGACCTCCAGGGCCTGCGGAAGTTGGGAGGAGCTGGGTTTGTTGACTGCGTGCGCGGTCATCGTCGATACCTCTCTGTACGCGACGGCCAGTGAGCGGTCGACTACGTGCCTGGTCGAACGCTGCGGTGAGGGTCCCCCGATCGTATCTGTGTACGGGATGACTGTCTGTGGCGCGGGTCCCTGCCACCTGCGGCTCCGGGGCGATTCGTCCCGGTTGGGCCGTTCGCGGGCACCCCGGGTGCGAGGCCGCAGGACACGATGGGTCACCATGTGGGGGTGGCAGGAAAGAGTGGTACGCGAGGGCGGCAGACCGTACGGGACATGATCCTGTCGATGGCCGCGGTGTGTGGTCTGGGCCTGGTGACCTACGTGTTCATCCCGCACTCCGGAGGTGACGGGGTTCACGCCGTCGACTACGGTTCGGCGGTGGCCTCGGCCAAGCGCGCGGCGCCGTATCCGCTGCTGTCCCCGGTCGGGCTGCCGGACAAATGGAAGGCGACCTCGGTGCAGTACCAGGCCAACGTGGACGGCCACGCCGTCTGGCACCTGGGTTTCGTCACCCCCGACGGGCAGTACGCCGCGATCGAGCAGAGCGACGCCCCCAAGCCCACCGTGCTGTCCACCGTGGTGGCCGGCTACCAGGCGGACGGCAGCTCGACCATCGACGGCCGCAGCTGGGACCGGGTGCAGGGCCAGCACTACCGCGGTCTGACCGAGGCGACCGGCACGGCGACCACGGTGGTCACCGGCACGGCCTCCTACGACGAGCTCGGGCAGCTGGCCGCGGCCCTGCGCTAGAACGGTCGGTCTCAAGCAGAACCGGCACTCGGCGGGCGGCGTCGCCCTGCCAAGTGCCGGTCGGTCCGATCGGTCCAGCGTGATCAGACGGTGGTGACGACCTCGTCGTACGCCAGGCGCGGCGAGCGCGGGAACCAGGCGTCCTCGCCCGGCTTGCCGATGTTCACCACGGCCAGCACCGAGTGCTCGCCGTCCGCGAAGAACTCCTTGTCGATGCCCTCGCCGTTGAAGCCGGTCATCGGGCCGGCGGCCAGGCCGGCCGCGCGGATGCCGAGGATGAAGTAGCCGACCTGCAGCGCGCCGTTCAGACGGGCCGAGCCCTCGCGGACCGGGCGCTCGGAGAAGAAGACGTCCTTGGCGGCCGGGAAGTGCGGGAACTGGGTCGGCAGCTCCTCGTGGAACTCGTTGTCGGCGGCCAGGATGGCGACCAGCGGGGCGGTGCTGGCCTTGGCCTTGTTGCCGTCCGCGAGGTGGGCGACCAGGCGCTCGCGGGCCTCGGGGCTGCGGACCAGGACAACACGCAGCGGCTGCTGGTTGAACGCGGTCGGGGCGTACTTGACCAGCTCGTAGATCGCCTGGATCTGCTCGTCGGTGACCGGCTCGTCGGTGAAGGTGTTCGCGGTGCGGGCCTCGCGGAACAGCAGGTCCTGGGCGGCGGGGTCGAGGACGAGGGCGTCGTTGGCGATGGTCATGCTGGTCCACCTCAAGCTGGAGTCGGTAGCGCGGCTGTGTGCCGCTCACCCGGTCCAACTTGGATGAACGTTCAACGATTCCTGGAGTCGATGTGAGTCGAATCACATCGCCCGGCGGGCTGGCGGCGGGCTAGCGGTCCTCCGCCCGCTCCTCCGCCGTCAGCGCCGCGTCCAGCCGGGCCCGGGCGCCGTCCAGCCAGCGCTGGCAGACCTTGGCCAGCTGCTCGCCGCGCTCCCACAGGGCCAGCGACTCCTCCAGCGACGTCCCGCCGGTCTCCAGCCGGCGCACCACGTCCATCAGGGCGTCGCGGGCCTGCTCGTAGCCGAGCGCGTCGTCGCTGCTCGTGCCGGTCTTGGTGTCCTCGTCTGCCATGGCGTCAGCCTAGGCGTCGGCAGCGACAATCCCGCCGTCCTGCGGGTCGGCCGGGTCGGCCGGGTCGGCCTCCTCCGCCGTCACCGACAGGCCGCCACCGGCCACCCGGATGTGCAGCCGCTCGCCCCGCGCTGCCTGCGCCGGATCCGTCAGCACCGCGCCGTCGGCCCGCTGCACCACCGCGTAGCCGCGCTCCAGCGTCGCGGCCGGCGAGAGCGCCACCACCCGGGCCAGGGTGTGCCCCAGATCGGACTCGGCCCGGTCGAGGCGGTGCCCCAGCGAACGCCGGGAGCGCTCGAGCAGCGCCGTCAGCTCCTGGTCCCGCTCGGTCACCAGGCGCAGCGGCGCGGCCAGCACCGGACGGCTGCGCACCCCCGCCAGCCCGTGCAGCTCGCGCTCGACCAGGCCGGTCACCGACCGCCGGGCCCGGTCGCGCAGCTGGCGGACCCGGGTCTGCTCCTCGCCGACGTCCGGGACGACCCGCTTGGCCGCGTCGGTCGGCGTGGCCGCCCGCAGGTCCGCCACGAAGTCCAGCAGCGGCTGGTCCGGTTCATGGCCGATCGCGCTCACCACCGGCGTCGCGGCGGCGGCCACCGCCCGCAGCAGCTGCTCGTCCGAGAAGGGCAGCAGGTCCTCGACGCTGCCGCCGCCGCGCGCCACGATGATCACGTCCACCTCGGGGAGCTCGTCAAGCTCGTGCACCGCAGCGGCCACCTGGGACGCCGCCTGGGTGCCCTGTACCAGCACGTTGCGCACCTCGAAGCGGACCGCCGGCCAGCGCCGCCTGGCCACCTCCAGCACGTCCCGCTCGGCCGCCGACGCCCGGCCGGTGACCAGCCCGACGCAGCTCGGCAGGAAGGGCAGCGGCTTCTTGCGCTCGGCCGCGAAGAGCCCCTCTGCGGCCAGCGTGCGCTTGAGGTGCTCCAGGCGGGCCAGCAGCTCGCCGAGCCCGACCAGGCGGATCTCGACGGCCCGCAGCGACAGCGTGCCGCGCGGCGTGTACCACTCCGGCTTGGCGTGCACCAGGATGCGCGAGCCCTCCTGCAGCACGTCGGCCACCGGCTCGAAGACCGAGCGGTAGCAGGTGACGCCCAGCGAGATGTCCTTGTCCGGATCGCGCAGGGTCAGGAACTGCATGCCCGGACGCCGGCTGAGCTGGGTGATCTGGCCCTCCACCCACACCGCGCCCAGCCGGTCCACCCAGCTGCCGATCAGTGCGGAGACCTTCCCGACCGGGATCGGGGCTTCGGGAGAACTGGAGTTGGCCATGGGCACGAGGCTAGCGCCGTCCTGCGACAGCCCACGGCGGCTCTACCATGGGAGCCATGTCCACCACCGCACAGCGCCGTGTCCTGCTCGCCGCCCCCCGGGGCTACTGCGCGGGCGTCGACCGTGCCGTCATCGCCGTGGAGAAGGCCCTGGAGCAGTACGGGGCCCCGATCTACGTGCGCAAGGAGATCGTCCACAACAAGTACGTCGTGCGGACCCTGGAGAAGCAGGGCGCCATCTTCGTCGACGAGACCGAAGAGGTGCCCGAGGGCTCCATCGTGGTCTTCTCCGCGCACGGTGTGGCCCCCGCCGTCCACGACGAGGCGAAGGCCGGCAAGCTCGCCACCATCGACGCCACCTGCCCTCTGGTGACCAAGGTCCACAAGGAGGCCGTGCGGTTCGCCGAGGAGGACTACGACATCCTGCTGGTCGGCCACGAGGGCCACGAGGAGGTGGTCGGCACGATGGGCGAGGCCCCCGAGCGGATCCACCTGGTGGACGGCGCCGAGGACGTCGCGAACGTCGTCGTCCGGGACGAGAGCAAGGTCGTCTGGCTGTCCCAGACCACCCTTTCGGTGGACGAGACGATGGCCACCGTGGGCGAGCTCAAGAAGCGCTTCCCGCTGCTGGTCAGCCCGCCGAGCGACGACATCTGCTACGCGACCCAGAACCGCCAGGTGGTGGTCAAGCAGATCGCCCCGGAGACCGACCTGCTGATCGTGGTCGGCTCCAAGAACTCCTCCAACTCGGTCCGGCTGGTCGAGGTCGGTCTGGAGTACGGCGCCAAGGCCGCCCACCTGGTGGACTTCGCCGAGGAGCTCGACGAGGCCTGGCTGGCCGGCGTCGGCACGGTCGGCCTGACCAGCGGTGCCTCGGTCCCCGAGATCCTGGTGCAGGGCGTGCTGGAGTGGCTGGCCGCGCGCGGCTTCGAGGACGTCCAGGTGGTCAAGACGGCCGAGGAGACCCTGCAGTTCTCGCTCCCCAAGGAGCTGCGCCGCGACCTGCGCGCCGAGGCCGCCGGCAAGCTCTGACCCGCTCCCACCGGCTTTCGGACCCGCCTGCTCCGGGTATCAGCAGGCGGGGCCGATCCGGGCCTCGTACGGTTGTGCACAGGGTGTGGACAACGCGGAGGAGGCACAGACGTGACGGCACTCTCGGTGTTCGGCGTGGACATCGGCGGCTCGGGGATCAAGGGCGCGCCGGTGGATCTGGAACGCGGCGCACTCGCCGAGCCCCGCCACAAGGTGCTCACCCCCCACCCCGCCTCGCCCGAAGCGGTCGTCGCGGCCGTCAAGGAGGTCGTGGAGCACTTCGGCCACCGCGGCCCGGTCGGCCTGACCTTCCCCGGCGTGGTGGTCGACGGACACACCAGAACCGCCGCCAACGTCGACCAGGGCTGGATCGACCTGGACGCCGCGGGGCTCTTCCGCGAGGCGCTCGACCTGCCCGCCACCCTGCTCAACGACGCGGACGCGGCGGGCCTGGCCGAGGTCGCCTACGGCGCGGGGCGCGACCAGGGCGGCGTGGTGCTCACCCTGACCTTCGGCACCGGGATCGGCAGCGCCCTCTTCATCGACGGCGCGCTCGTCCCCAACACCGAGCTGGGACACCTGGAGCTGCGCGGCAAGGACGCCGAGCGGCGCGCCTCGGCCGGCGCGCGCGAGCGGCACGAGCTGAGCTGGGCCGACTGGTCGGTACGGGTGGACGAGTACCTGGACCTGGTGGAGCGGCTGTTCTCGCCGCAGCTGGTGATCATCGGAGGCGGCGTCAGCCGCAAGCACGACAAGTTCCTGCCGCTGCTGAGGGAGCGGGCGGCTCGGGTGGTGCCGGCCCTGCTGCGCAACGACGCGGGCATCGTGGGCGCCGCGATGGCCGCCGCCAAGGGCGGCTCCTGACCCATGGACCGACCGGCAATTGGTCAGCGGTGCTGCTGGCGGCGGATCCGGCGCTGCGCGACGAAGCGCGCCGTGACGATCGCCGCCGCGAGGCCCGTCCCGGCGAACAGCCAGCCGGCCCGCAGCGCCAGGCCGGTGGCCAGCGCCAGCACCTGACCGATCACGCCCGGGCTGCTCACCGGACCGAGCAGCAGCAGCGCGAGCGCGAAGGCGATCGGCCCGCTGATCGGCGCCGCCGCCAGGTCCGCCGAACGCACCCGCACGGCGGCCTGGAAGCAGACCGCCAGGAAGCCCAGCCCGAAGAGCACGCCGAGGCCGCCGAACATCAGCTGGTCGAGGGCGGCGGCAGCCAGCGTCCCGGCCAGCGTGAGCACGCCGGTGCCGATCGCCGTCAGCCGGGCCGGCCGCCCGCTGCGCTGCCGCTCGGCCGGTCGGCTCAGCGGCAGCTTCCACTTCAGCCGGGCCGGGCCGGCGGCGCCGGAGGCCGTCCGCAGCCTGGACGGCCGCGGGCCGGCGTCGCGGGGCGCGGCCGGCGCCGGAACGGCGGCCTCAGCGGCCCCGCCGCCGACTGGCGGGCGGGGCCGGGGCCCGGGCGGCTGGGTACGGATGCTCTGCTCCACCTGCCCAACGTACGGTCCGATCATCGCCCCGCTGTGTAATGGATACAAAACTGGCCCGTCCGTGTCTTCGAACGGCTCGTTTCCTGGCCCCCTGCCGCCGCCCGTAGACTGGGCGATCGGCCCGTACGGTGCCGCTCCACGCCCTCCAAGCCCACGGGATCTCGCTACATGTCGCTCACGATCGGAATCGTCGGCCTGCCGAACGTCGGCAAGTCGACCTTGTTCAACGCCCTGACCAAGAACGACGTCCTGGCGGCCAACTACCCGTTCGCCACCATCGAGCCGAACGTCGGCGTGGTCGGCGTCCCGGACCCGCGACTGGCCGTGCTCGCCGGGATCTTCGGCTCGCAGCGCGTCCTCCCGGCCACCGTCGACTTCGTCGACATCGCCGGCATCGTCCGCGGCGCCTCGGTGGGCGAGGGCCTGGGCAACAAGTTCCTCGCGAACATCCGCGAGTCCGACGCCATCTGCCAGGTGATCCGCGCCTTCGTCGACCCCGACGTGGTGCACGTGGACGGCAAGGTCTCGCCCAAGGACGACATCGAGACCATCAACACCGAGCTGATCCTCGCCGACCTCCAGTCGATCGAGAAGGTGCTGCCCCGGCTCCAGAAGGAGGCCCGCCTCAAGAAGGAGTCGGCCGCCACGCTGGCCGCCGCCGAGGCCGCCCAGAAGGTCCTGGAGACCGGCAAGACCCTCTTCGAGGTTGGTTTCGACGCCTCCTCGGTGCGCGAGCTCCACCTGCTCACCACCAAGCCCTTCCTCTACGTCTTCAACGTGGACGAGGACGAGCTGACGGACGAGGCCTTCAAGGACGCCCAGCGTGCCCTGGTCGCCCCCGCCGAGGCGATCTTCCTCAACGCGAAGATCGAGTCCGAGCTGATCGGCATGGACGACGACGAGGCCCTCGAACTCCTCCAGTCGATGGGCCAGCAGGAGGCCGGCATGGCCACCCTCGGCCGCGTCGGCTTCGAGACCCTCGGCCTGCAGACCTACCTGACGGCCGGCCCCAAGGAGGTCCGCGCCTGGACCATCAAGAAGGGCGCGACCGCCCCCGAGGCCGCCGGTGTGATCCACACCGACTTCCAGAAGGGCTTCATCAAGGCCGAGATCGTCTCCTTCGACGACCTCGTCGCCTGCGGCTCCATCCCCGAGGCCCGCGCCAAGGGCAAGTCCCGCATCGAGGGCAAGGAATACGTCATGCAGGACGGCGACGTGGTGGAGTTCCGTTTCAACGTCTGACGTCGGATGGGGTCCACCTGCTTGCAGGTGGGCCCCTCTGCTTGGCGGCCGTGCGAGTGGTACGTTATTCGGTACCACTCGGCGAAGGGGCTCCCTCTGATGTCCATCACCGCGAGCGAGGCCCGCAAGGATCT
This genomic window contains:
- a CDS encoding fumarate hydratase, which translates into the protein MAATPDFAYSDLLPLGADPTPYRKLTSEGVSTFEADGRRFLKVEPEALRLLTAEAMHDISHYLRPAHLAQLRRILDDPEASPNDRFVALDLLKNVNISAGGILPMCQDTGTAIVMGKRGQNVLTAGGDEAAIAGGVFDAYTKLNLRYSQMAPVTMWDEKNTGNNLPAQIELYATDGDAYKFLFMAKGGGSANKSYLYQETKAILNEKSMLAFLEQKIRSLGTAACPPYHLAIVVGGTSAEFALKTAKYASAHYLDQLPTSGDAKTGHGFRDLELEAKVTELTQKIGIGAQFGGKYFCHDVRVIRLPRHGASLPVAMAVSCSADRQALGKITAEGVFLEQLETDPAKYLPETTDAALTGGSAAGLDDDVVRIDLNQPMAQIRSELAKHPVKTRLSLTGTLVVARDIAHAKIKERLDAGEGMPQYLKDHPVYYAGPAKTPEGYASGSFGPTTAGRMDSYVDQFQAAGGSMVMLAKGNRSKQVTDACAKHGGFYLGSIGGPAARLAQDCIRSVEVLEYAELGMEAVWRIEVEDFPAFVVVDDKGNDFFTETADPAPLITSIRVRSAE
- a CDS encoding DUF1707 domain-containing protein translates to MTKPVAEAELRASDADRERIADLLRDAYADGRLTVDEHSERIEAAYNARTLGELAPLTRDLPAHRPLSMDKPDARTAAPLPPARLESPSMVAVFGGASRKGRWRVGSHLKAVAVFGGVEIDLTDAVFESPEVVIEVVAVFGGVEIRVPENVSLHGSGVGVFGGFDVREQTAADPYAPVVRVKGAAVFGGCDAKPSRGKKLKEWVRRQLEG
- a CDS encoding WhiB family transcriptional regulator, which produces MVRLDHLEDNPWHTCAACRRDEAGLFFAPSKEPTAARLAREAQAKQVCARCPVLLECREHALAQPEPYGVWGGLTAAERRVVLARRRRRELELRAEAQLVAGQRSAERGRIAG
- the glpX gene encoding class II fructose-bisphosphatase, giving the protein MTAHAVNKPSSSQLPQALEVAPEAPDRNLALELVRVTEAAAMAAGRWVGKGDKNGADGAAVKAMRTLVSTVSMNGVVVIGEGEKDEAPMLYNGERVGDGTGAECDVAVDPVDGTTLTAKGMANAVAVLAVADRGTMFDPSAVFYMDKLVCGPEAADYVDITAPAAVNIRRVAKAKGSKVEDVTVMILDRPRHANLVKEVRAAGARIKFITDGDVAGAIMTAREGTGVDLLLGVGGTPEGIIAACAMKCMGGVIQGRLWPKDEAEKQKALDAGHDLDRVLTTNDLVSGENVFFVATGITDGELLRGVHYRQSTATTSSLVMRSKSGTIRQIDSVHQLSKLRAYSAIDFDRAN
- a CDS encoding DUF4245 domain-containing protein, coding for MGHHVGVAGKSGTRGRQTVRDMILSMAAVCGLGLVTYVFIPHSGGDGVHAVDYGSAVASAKRAAPYPLLSPVGLPDKWKATSVQYQANVDGHAVWHLGFVTPDGQYAAIEQSDAPKPTVLSTVVAGYQADGSSTIDGRSWDRVQGQHYRGLTEATGTATTVVTGTASYDELGQLAAALR
- a CDS encoding malonic semialdehyde reductase; the protein is MTIANDALVLDPAAQDLLFREARTANTFTDEPVTDEQIQAIYELVKYAPTAFNQQPLRVVLVRSPEARERLVAHLADGNKAKASTAPLVAILAADNEFHEELPTQFPHFPAAKDVFFSERPVREGSARLNGALQVGYFILGIRAAGLAAGPMTGFNGEGIDKEFFADGEHSVLAVVNIGKPGEDAWFPRSPRLAYDEVVTTV
- a CDS encoding exodeoxyribonuclease VII small subunit — encoded protein: MADEDTKTGTSSDDALGYEQARDALMDVVRRLETGGTSLEESLALWERGEQLAKVCQRWLDGARARLDAALTAEERAEDR
- the xseA gene encoding exodeoxyribonuclease VII large subunit, producing MANSSSPEAPIPVGKVSALIGSWVDRLGAVWVEGQITQLSRRPGMQFLTLRDPDKDISLGVTCYRSVFEPVADVLQEGSRILVHAKPEWYTPRGTLSLRAVEIRLVGLGELLARLEHLKRTLAAEGLFAAERKKPLPFLPSCVGLVTGRASAAERDVLEVARRRWPAVRFEVRNVLVQGTQAASQVAAAVHELDELPEVDVIIVARGGGSVEDLLPFSDEQLLRAVAAAATPVVSAIGHEPDQPLLDFVADLRAATPTDAAKRVVPDVGEEQTRVRQLRDRARRSVTGLVERELHGLAGVRSRPVLAAPLRLVTERDQELTALLERSRRSLGHRLDRAESDLGHTLARVVALSPAATLERGYAVVQRADGAVLTDPAQAARGERLHIRVAGGGLSVTAEEADPADPADPQDGGIVAADA
- a CDS encoding 4-hydroxy-3-methylbut-2-enyl diphosphate reductase, which produces MGAMSTTAQRRVLLAAPRGYCAGVDRAVIAVEKALEQYGAPIYVRKEIVHNKYVVRTLEKQGAIFVDETEEVPEGSIVVFSAHGVAPAVHDEAKAGKLATIDATCPLVTKVHKEAVRFAEEDYDILLVGHEGHEEVVGTMGEAPERIHLVDGAEDVANVVVRDESKVVWLSQTTLSVDETMATVGELKKRFPLLVSPPSDDICYATQNRQVVVKQIAPETDLLIVVGSKNSSNSVRLVEVGLEYGAKAAHLVDFAEELDEAWLAGVGTVGLTSGASVPEILVQGVLEWLAARGFEDVQVVKTAEETLQFSLPKELRRDLRAEAAGKL
- the ppgK gene encoding polyphosphate--glucose phosphotransferase — encoded protein: MTALSVFGVDIGGSGIKGAPVDLERGALAEPRHKVLTPHPASPEAVVAAVKEVVEHFGHRGPVGLTFPGVVVDGHTRTAANVDQGWIDLDAAGLFREALDLPATLLNDADAAGLAEVAYGAGRDQGGVVLTLTFGTGIGSALFIDGALVPNTELGHLELRGKDAERRASAGARERHELSWADWSVRVDEYLDLVERLFSPQLVIIGGGVSRKHDKFLPLLRERAARVVPALLRNDAGIVGAAMAAAKGGS
- a CDS encoding DUF6542 domain-containing protein, yielding MEQSIRTQPPGPRPRPPVGGGAAEAAVPAPAAPRDAGPRPSRLRTASGAAGPARLKWKLPLSRPAERQRSGRPARLTAIGTGVLTLAGTLAAAALDQLMFGGLGVLFGLGFLAVCFQAAVRVRSADLAAAPISGPIAFALALLLLGPVSSPGVIGQVLALATGLALRAGWLFAGTGLAAAIVTARFVAQRRIRRQQHR
- the ychF gene encoding redox-regulated ATPase YchF, producing MSLTIGIVGLPNVGKSTLFNALTKNDVLAANYPFATIEPNVGVVGVPDPRLAVLAGIFGSQRVLPATVDFVDIAGIVRGASVGEGLGNKFLANIRESDAICQVIRAFVDPDVVHVDGKVSPKDDIETINTELILADLQSIEKVLPRLQKEARLKKESAATLAAAEAAQKVLETGKTLFEVGFDASSVRELHLLTTKPFLYVFNVDEDELTDEAFKDAQRALVAPAEAIFLNAKIESELIGMDDDEALELLQSMGQQEAGMATLGRVGFETLGLQTYLTAGPKEVRAWTIKKGATAPEAAGVIHTDFQKGFIKAEIVSFDDLVACGSIPEARAKGKSRIEGKEYVMQDGDVVEFRFNV